A genomic region of Scyliorhinus canicula chromosome 4, sScyCan1.1, whole genome shotgun sequence contains the following coding sequences:
- the LOC119965151 gene encoding uncharacterized protein KIAA0232-like isoform X2, protein MMHSIFGLEKTKSIQTATHSSSISSDSSEAENDFFENPEEIKTKIPQTQCKRWVAERNQTPKESQVRASLCSTDKPSLRKSTGKGGGLNKQRNNKRWKRSTKVGSRKNADLSTPADLKFKDNGQEFKEEPQWYTEPLSDNVISNNLKSKLETAYKSSLPSFDTDLLEKLPASIRDLCIDDTCPTDYLWTGAFVDGHFVDIPALLDKGELTEILDCSKTNSDSLDNLQKSVDLICEGDINQSMPDSGAFDLKQDSGILNLIGSKDEDLTRFEGEYSAALDVVPLNIWEDGPTAGGVEASSSPGKSYTNQLGSDQVKHWLSSTSDLSLIGKTGAQPHCKDLSDKDVGWQDHSDTSEKDSYFSVIKDQNDIAFSGETTNWENNSHGENVSLEPSPSSVSVAPKGEDSGENTSGFSNIFREDCNSWSSLCKSGNLNDIDTVTYPIELSLNVATDIPTACSEDDLLSLLPGSEYLQLDESFLIELPVMAAKEN, encoded by the coding sequence ATGATGCACAGTATCTTTGGTTTAGAGAAAACAAAATCAATCCAGACAGCAACTCATTCAAGTtctatttcctctgactccagcgAAGCTGAAAATGACTTTTTTGAAAATCCTGAGGAAATTAAAACTAAAATTCCACAAACCCAGTGCAAGAGATGGGTGGCAGAGAGAAACCAAACACCAAAGGAGAGTCAGGTTAGAGCATCTCTGTGCTCTACTGACAAACCCTCATTAAGAAAAAGTACTGGCAAAGGTGGTGGGTTGAACAAGCAACGAAATAATAAAAGATggaagaggtctacaaaagttgGAAGTAGAAAAAATGCAGATTTGAGCACTCCAGCAGATTTGAAGTTTAAAGACAATGGACAGGAGTTCAAAGAAGAACCTCAGTGGTATACTGAGCCTCTTTCGGACAACGTAATTTCCAataatttaaaaagtaaattagAAACTGCTTACAAGAGTAGTTTACCTTCATTTGATACTGACCTATTAGAAAAGCTGCCAGCATCCATTAGGGATCTGTGCATTGATGACACTTGTCCTACTGATTACCTCTGGACAGGTGCATTCGTTGATGGTCATTTTGTTGATATTCCAGCATTGCTTGATAAAGGAGAGTTGACTGAGATTTTAGATTGTTCTAAAACAAATTCAGATTCCCTGGATAATCTTCAGAAATCAGTGGACCTCATCTGTGAAGGAGATATTAATCAATCTATGCCAGATTCTGGTGCTTTTGATTTGAAACAAGACAGTGGAATCCTTAACCTTATTGGAAGCAAAGATGAAGATCTAACTCGATTTGAAGGGGAATATAGCGCAGCATTAGATGTAGTACCTTTGAATATTTGGGAGGATGGCCCAACAGCAGGTGGAGTGGAAGCCTCAAGTTCTCCAGGTAAATCCTACACCAATCAGCTCGGCTCAGATCAAGTTAAACATTGGTTGTCATCCACTTCTGATTTGTCTTTAATTGGTAAGACAGGAGCACAACCACATTGCAAGGATTTGTCGGATAAAGATGTTGGTTGGCAAGATCATTCAGACACCAGTGAAAAAGATTCCTATTTTTCCGTTATAAAAGATCAAAATGACATTGCATTTTCTGGTGAAACAACTAATTGGGAAAATAATTCACATGGTGAGAATGTTTCATTAGAACCATCTCCATCTTCTGTGTCAGTTGCTCCCAAAGGTGAAGACTCTGGTGAAAATACATCCGGTTTTTCAAATATATTTAGAGAAGACTGTAATTCCTGGTCTTCATTATGTAAATCTGGTAATTTAAACGATATTGACACAGTAACCTATCCAATTGAGCTGAGTTTAAATGTGGCTACAGACATCCCAACTGCTTGCTCAGAAGATGACCTACTTAGTTTGCTCCCTGGCAGCGAGTATCTACAGCTGGATGAAAGCTTTTTAATTGAACTCCCGGTCATGGCTGCAAAAGAAAATTAG
- the LOC119965151 gene encoding uncharacterized protein LOC119965151 isoform X1, which translates to MKHGIQTDEIKAGKWNPIFGICQESLSEKKDDLNSRVIEEIWKATPEEDKTTFSEDGIAKCQGSSIGTETAMKQVAPEKLQKCPLQKSENNFWEDQLGKSQILDSVDIAMTKHGSEWEIGSEQTDGSVTKCSERLMTQSDKKEHEFLSTKNTLLKAASIHNTSESSNFSVYPKSLIKDGLQQNVHVEGIEEQNVIDDISIDLPEDLWGNLTDYLNDSTEPRECSYLPFELSFPIPQMSTVTSPLDSNTGEMNQQSRTIPKLSSDLIIPHSDKLLSSIQQECMTLSAQSNIYPTTGQLFSKEVVLTRLEDIPVQKTECSFCSNQQGLSEITSGSSDSTFGTEKFECHRVPHINLKQDVQILEVSQQTADCKVCASSTRKKEDDQQPLGKNKANKNEDELELYTESCPFCHRHPEVLLPKAENPKNCPKETYCVLLDNCLSSTNTDSLCCRNSTIRVTSIDANPSAHEDQQMLTKPNETDIGPEDRRTDQKMCKSVKDCKT; encoded by the exons ATGAAACATGGTATTCAAACAGATGAGATcaaagcaggaaagtggaatccAATTTTTGGAATTTGTCAAGAGAGCCTTTCTGAAAAGAAGGATGACTTAAACTCCAGAGTAATTGAAGAGATTTGGAAAGCCACACCAGAAGAGGATAAAACAACATTTTCAGAAGATGGGATCGCCAAATGTCAAGGCTCTTCTATAGGAACCGAGACAGCTATGAAACAAGTGGCTCCTGAAAAACTTCAGAAATGCCCCCTCCAGAAATCAGAAAATAATTTCTGGGAGGACCAACTGGGAAAATCTCAAATTTTGGATTCAGTGGACATTGCTATGACAAAGCATGGTAGTGAGTGGGAAATTGGTTCCGAGCAGACAGATGGTTCAGTTACAAAATGCAGTGAACGCTTAATGACTCAAAGTGACAAGAAAGAGCATGAATTTTTATCTACAAAGAATACCCTTCTGAAAGCTGCATCCATTCATAATACATCAGAGTCCAGCAACTTTAGTGTTTATCCAAAGTCTTTGATAAAGGATGGTTTGCAACAAAATGTACATGTAGAAGGCATAGAAGAGCAAAATGTAATTGATGACATTTCTATAGACCTACCTGAAGATTTGTGGGGAAATTTAACTGATTATCTAAATGACTCCACAGAGCCACGGGAGTGTTCCTATCTGCCCTTTGAACTCAGTTTTCCTATTCCGCAAATGAGTACTGTAACCAGTCCATTGGATTCTAATACTGGCGAAATGAACCAACAGTCCAGGACTATACCAAAACTCAGTTCAGATTTAATAATTCCCCACAGTGACAAATTACTGAGTTCAATACAACAAGAATGTATGACATTGTCAGCGCagtccaatatttatcccaccaCTGGACAATTATTTTCAAAAGAAGTGGTTCTTACAAGATTGGAGGACATTCCTGTCCAAAAAACAGAATGTAGCTTCTGCAGTAATCAACAAGGATTATCTGAAATTACATCTGGCAGTTCAGATTCCACATTTGGTACAGAGAAATTTGAATGCCACAGAGTTCCCCACATCAACTTGAAGCAAGACGTGCAGATTCTTGAAGTTTCTCAGCAAACCGCCGATTGTAAGGTTTGTGCTTCCAgcacaagaaagaaagaagatgACCAACAGCCATTGGGGAAAAACAAAGCAAACAAGAATGAAGATGAGCTTGAATTATATACGGAAAGTTGCCCTTTCTGTCACAGACATCCAGAG GTTCTCCTACCCAAAGCAGAAAACCCCAAGAATTGTCCCAAAGAGACATATTGCGTGCTCCTTGACAACTGCCTTTCTTCAACAAATACAG ATTCCTTATGCTGCAGAAATTCCACTATTCGGGTAACATCCATAGATGCTAATCCCTCTGCACATGAAGATCAACAAATG CTTACAAAGCCTAATGAAACCGATATTgggccagaggaccggagaacagatcaaaaaatgtGCAAAAGTGTGAAGGATTGTAAAACATAG